The DNA region ATAGATATTTACTCCAGCTTTTAATGTTACCTTATAATCATTATAATACAAATCTTTTCCAATTTCAAGACCTGCATCACCTTCTACTGATAATTTTTTTGATTTTTCTATTTCAAGTCCATAATTTCCATCTTCTTTTAAGAATCTTGCATTAGATAAGTAAAGTTAGCTTCTAATTTTGGCTTGAAGAAGAAGTAATCAGTATCAAATTTATATGAAGCTATATTTTGAACTCCAATCCACTTATTATCTAAATCTCCTTTAGAATGTCCTTCAACATCTACAAATCTTATATCTCTTTCAAATTCTCCTGAACTAACACCAGCAAATAAGTTATTAGTTAAGCTAAAGTTATTTTTGTTGTATGTATGGTAGATATTTCCTTGGAAGAATGTATCTTCTCTCTTAGCATTGTTTATATCATATTTACTTTCAAGAGTTCCAACATTAGCTATTGCTCCTATTCTTTGAGTTTCTGATAATGCTTTATCAGCTCCAAAGAATACTGCTTTAACATCTTCATCATATCCTGAAAGATTTGAAGATATTATCTACCATAACTTGTTTATTGAAATTAATCATATCTATTGTTTGTCTTGTCATATTTAGATATACATCATTTCCAAATAAGTTATTTGTAGCTTTGTTAAAATCTTTGTTGTTATCTATAGCTTTTAGGTTATTGAATATCTCTTGTCTTAAAACATCTCCATCTACATAATTATTTTTAAGATAATTAGCTATTGTATTATTTTGAACTATTTCATTGAAGTTCTTTCTATCTAGTGTTTTATTCTTTGAATTATAATTATACATTACAGAGTTAGATTTAATTTCTCCATTATGTTCTTTTATAGAGATATTATCTGTATTTTCTTTTATGTTATCAGAATAGTTATCTTTTGTATAATCTCCAGCAAGGTAAATATCTCCATTAACTTTATCAGCTTCAAGTTTTCCATTAACTCCTTGGATAAATTTACCATTTTCAGAAGATATTACTAACTCTTCTTGTTTTGTTTATATTCCTGTAACAGTTCCATAGTTTTCTATATTACCTTTCATAGAAATAATTTCTGTTCCATGAATAGCATCATAATTCCTTTTCCAATAACATACATAGAAATTATTTTATCTTCTATATCAGAAATATCTTTTTGACGT from Fusobacterium varium includes:
- a CDS encoding autotransporter domain-containing protein — translated: MISSNLSGYDEDVKAVFFGADKALSETQRIGAIANVGTLESKYDINNAKREDTFFQGNIYHTYNKNNFSLTNNLFAGVSSGEFERDIRFVDVEGHSKGDLDNKWIGVQNIASYKFDTDYFFFKPKLEANFTYLMQDS